The stretch of DNA ACGAGATCGGAAAGCCACGCTCTGGCATCGATCATCGAGAGGGTTCTGGCGGCGCTCCGTCGCGTTGACACATCTCGAGCCGTCAACAACTCAGGGACTGCGACAAACAGACGAGTCGGTGGCTCAATTTCGCCTATCGCAATCGTCACTGCTCGTCTGACAGGCTCTTGCGGATCATCAAGCAACGCCACGACAGCCTGCGACGCCTCGTCCGCAATGGAAGGGCCAAGACGACCAATCGCCTTGACCGCAGCCTCACGAACCCGTACGTCCCGATCACTCAACAAGGGAACCAGCGCACCCCCGGTTTTTGGGTCACCGATTTTTCCCAGGGACTCAGCTGCAACACGGCGAATGTCAGGATGGGAATCTTGAAGCAACTCGATTAACAGCCTGGCTGCATGGTCAGGCATCATCGGGGAGTCATCCCCGTAACAGCCACCAACTACCAATCCTACAACACACCAAAGGATGAGGCGGTACGAGCGGGAATGGGACGAAAAACGTCGGAGGGATTTCACTTCTGCTTGGGAGGTTCTTCGTGAATCGCTGGAAGCTCCTTGGCTGCGTCAATGGATTGTTCCAGCTCTTTCTGCGCCGCATCCATTTCTGCCTGAATCGTACGCATCTCAGGATCAACGGTATGACGAACGTCGGCCACTGCTTGGCGAAACGTCCGTAGAGCATCACCGAGCCCTTCCCCCAAGCTCTGCATGTCACCAGGGGATACTCCTCCCTGCTGGGTGCTTTTGGCCTTCATCGCTGCCTGCTGGGCCTGAACCCGAGCCACCGCATCCTTGTTTATAATGGCAGAAGGACGTTTCACCGTGGGCTTCTGCTGAGCACCCTGAGGAAGGGGAGGATACTGCGCACGCATCATAGGAGCCGGACTCGCAGCCCGCTCTTCCATCGTGGGGGGCTGTTGACCTTGGCCGGCTGACGCCGCTGTCGTTGCAGCGGTCAGCTGGGGGCGAGCCCGCTGTGCTGCCTGGGCTCCTACGTTATACATCAGGGCAGCGGTGGTACCTGGGGTGAGTTCCGGTCCCGGGGTATAGGGAGCCGTCGGTTTGAGGGATTGAGGAACTGGAGCCTGGTGGACGGCCTGACTCGATACCGCTTGTCCGGTTGGTTGCACCTGAGCTATCGGAGATGCCTCGTTCTGAGCCGCTTCCGGCGGTGGGATATCGTGGACTTCCTTCTTGAATCCCTTGAGGGCCTTTCCGAAACCCTCTCCGATTTGCGGTAACCGACCGGCCCCAAAGATGATTAGCACGATCGCCAAGATAATAATGAGTTCGGAGATTCCCATAGTCCCGAACATGGTACGTTCCTCACTCTGAGAAAGGTGAACAGTCTGCTGGACCAGCCTTACGAAAACTGGTTCAACTCTATAGGCCGGTCCGACATGGTGTCAAGGAACGGCCAGCCGGACTTTTAGAGGATCGTAACAATCTCCTGCTGCAGAGGCAGCCCGAACACAGAGGCCTCGCGTTCACTTATGTAGACATCGAGCTCGCTGCGAATGCCGAACTCTCCGGCCAGATAAATGCCCGGTTCGATCGAGAAGCAGGTACGAGGGATGAGACGGCGAGTGTCCTGAGTTTCGAGCCCGTCGATATTGGCCCCATTGCCATGCACTTCTTCGCCGATCGAATGGCCGGTCCGGTGCAAAAAGTAATCACCGTACCCGGCAGACTCGATCACACGTCGACAAACCTGATCAACCTCCCATCCATAAGGAAACTGACCATCGGCCACACTCGCCTGAACGAAGGCGAGCGCAGCATTGCGGCCCTGACGAACTATGTTGAAGATGTCGCTTTGTCTCGTCGGAACGTGCTCGCCGATATAGCCTGTCCAGGTGATATCAGCATAGACAGAGCCGGGCTCCGCCTGCTTGGCCCATAAATCGATCAACACAAGGTCATCTCGCTGTAACTCAGCGGATCCTGTAGGCTGTGGGCCATAGTGGGGGGCAGCACTGTGGGCATTGACGGCTGCGATTGGAGGACTTGACGTGACCATGTCCGCATCGCGAATGCGGGAGAGGATGAATTGCTGCAACCCATATTCGCTAAGAACCCGACCGTGACTGATTCGCTCCTGTACATGGTTGAAAGCCTCGTCGACAATACGCCGTAACGCGGCGGCGGCCACACGATGCGACTCGAGCTGACGGTCCGTCCACCGTGCCTCGAAGGTCTGGACCAGATCAGCCGAGCTGACCACGTCGACGCCGCAACCCCGAACCAGTTCGATTGTCCCTGCATCGACTCTTGACACGTACGGTACGGCGTTCAAAGGCGAGTATTGCATCGCCACTCTCCGCGTTCCCGTGAGGACTTGGGCCAGCAACCGATGCTGCTGCTCCCATGAGACATAGCATTCAGCCCGTCCAGGGAGAGAGGCAAGGACGTGGGGCTCGATTCGATGTACGATTTTCACCGGCGGACCTTGAACCGGGATCCAGTAGTACCAGCGCCTCGTGACATGCAAGGTCGGATCGAGTAACAGAATACGATAAGCCAGTGGGTCGCTCCCCCGAAAATCGTAAAAGAGCCAGCCATCAAGGCCACCGGCTTCTCGAAGTGACTGTTGAACGTCGAGAACACGTTGATGAGGCGTAGTCGTCATCGTCGATCCGCATCATATCGTCGCCTCTCTGGACCGTCAATCACGCTGCAGCATTAGATAATCATGCTACAATGCGCGCCATGGCAGCCGAGGTTTTGTCTGAGATCTCCTCCTACCGGGTGACGCTCTTTTTCGGGCCGGAACCGGTGGAGGGAAAACCATCCATACAGTACTGTGTCTTTAACGTGAAGAAGCGAAGCTGGAAGGGCGGCATCCAAGTCGCCGTCGAGGTTAGTTGTGATCAGTTAGACGAGATCGCCAAGACACTCCGGTACCCTGAATATATGGCGAAGCAGTTATCCGGTCTGGCCGGTGAAGACCAACTCGGCTACAGCAACCGCGCAAAGGATTGCTACGCGCAAGCGGTGTGTTGGTGCAAACTCGATTTGATGTTGCAAGCTGGCATCGCGCAAGAAAACCAATGCCTTGCCGCGGACATGCT from Nitrospiraceae bacterium encodes:
- a CDS encoding HEAT repeat domain-containing protein, with product MMPDHAARLLIELLQDSHPDIRRVAAESLGKIGDPKTGGALVPLLSDRDVRVREAAVKAIGRLGPSIADEASQAVVALLDDPQEPVRRAVTIAIGEIEPPTRLFVAVPELLTARDVSTRRSAARTLSMIDARAWLSDLVKALQDPDAEVRQHVVAALAELGDPIIAPLLRDRLARDPSVAVRTEAAYRLGKIGDPETKEALAAVASRDPDRGVRQWAQMGLAAAKSSTGSGSMQ
- a CDS encoding M24 family metallopeptidase, producing the protein MTTTPHQRVLDVQQSLREAGGLDGWLFYDFRGSDPLAYRILLLDPTLHVTRRWYYWIPVQGPPVKIVHRIEPHVLASLPGRAECYVSWEQQHRLLAQVLTGTRRVAMQYSPLNAVPYVSRVDAGTIELVRGCGVDVVSSADLVQTFEARWTDRQLESHRVAAAALRRIVDEAFNHVQERISHGRVLSEYGLQQFILSRIRDADMVTSSPPIAAVNAHSAAPHYGPQPTGSAELQRDDLVLIDLWAKQAEPGSVYADITWTGYIGEHVPTRQSDIFNIVRQGRNAALAFVQASVADGQFPYGWEVDQVCRRVIESAGYGDYFLHRTGHSIGEEVHGNGANIDGLETQDTRRLIPRTCFSIEPGIYLAGEFGIRSELDVYISEREASVFGLPLQQEIVTIL